A single window of Shewanella sp. Choline-02u-19 DNA harbors:
- a CDS encoding isopenicillin N synthase family dioxygenase, protein MILETIDYRATGSAEKFVKSLRDTGFGVLSNHPIDKQLVEDIYTEWQAFFNTDEKRQFLFKPETQDGFFPADISETAKGHTVKDIKEYYHIYPWGRIPEQLKANILKYYDHANSLAAELLEWVELYSPTEVKDKFSIALPKMIEDSQKTLLRVLHYPPMSGNEEAGAIRAAAHEDINLLTVLPAANEPGLQVQLKDNSWIDVPSDFGNIIINIGDMLQEASGGYFPSTSHRVINPEGSDVTKARVSLPLFLHPNPEVKLSENYTADSYLMERLRELGVI, encoded by the coding sequence ATGATTTTAGAGACAATTGATTATAGAGCGACTGGCAGTGCAGAAAAATTTGTAAAATCACTGCGTGACACTGGCTTTGGTGTTTTAAGTAACCACCCAATCGACAAACAACTCGTCGAAGATATCTACACCGAGTGGCAAGCGTTCTTTAATACCGACGAAAAAAGACAATTTCTATTTAAACCTGAAACACAAGATGGATTTTTCCCTGCGGATATCTCGGAAACAGCCAAAGGCCACACCGTTAAAGATATCAAAGAGTATTACCATATCTATCCATGGGGACGTATTCCTGAGCAACTAAAAGCCAACATTTTAAAGTATTATGACCACGCAAATAGCTTAGCGGCGGAACTGCTTGAATGGGTAGAGCTATATTCACCAACAGAAGTGAAAGATAAGTTCTCAATCGCGTTACCAAAAATGATAGAAGACAGCCAAAAAACACTTTTACGCGTACTACACTATCCGCCAATGTCGGGTAATGAAGAAGCGGGTGCTATCCGCGCTGCAGCGCACGAAGACATCAATTTGCTGACGGTACTCCCCGCCGCAAACGAGCCGGGTCTGCAAGTTCAGCTAAAAGACAACTCTTGGATCGATGTACCAAGCGACTTTGGTAATATCATTATCAACATCGGTGACATGTTGCAAGAGGCATCAGGTGGCTATTTCCCATCGACTAGCCATAGGGTTATTAACCCAGAAGGCAGCGATGTGACCAAGGCTCGAGTCTCTCTGCCGCTATTTTTACACCCTAATCCTGAAGTGAAATTATCAGAGAACTACACAGCGGATAGCTATTTAATGGAACGCCTTCGAGAATTAGGCGTAATTTAG
- the ylqF gene encoding ribosome biogenesis GTPase YlqF translates to MAIQWYPGHMYKARKEIEEVMPQIDLVIEVLDARIPYSSENPEVQKLRGDKPCIKLLNKSDLADPVTTQAWIEYLEQEQGVKAMAITTLQAAQVKKIPDLCRKFVPSRDKLEKDIRTMIMGIPNVGKSTIINTLAGRTIAKTGNEPAVTKIQQRINLRNGIVLSDTPGILWPKVDNERSSYRLAVTGAIKDTAMEYEDVAMFAAEYFLLAYPEAMKERYKLKELPETDIELLEAIGRKRGALRPGGRIDLHKVSELLLHEFRSGKIGQLSLETPAMAEIEKAEVARILAEKEAKEEVKREQERLKRSGKRFN, encoded by the coding sequence ATGGCAATTCAGTGGTATCCGGGACACATGTACAAAGCACGTAAAGAGATCGAAGAGGTAATGCCTCAGATCGATTTAGTTATTGAAGTGCTCGATGCGCGTATCCCTTACAGCAGCGAAAATCCTGAGGTGCAAAAGCTTCGAGGTGATAAGCCTTGTATCAAACTACTGAATAAATCAGATTTGGCCGATCCGGTAACGACCCAAGCTTGGATTGAATACCTTGAACAAGAGCAAGGTGTTAAAGCGATGGCGATTACCACTTTACAAGCAGCTCAAGTCAAGAAAATTCCTGACCTTTGCCGTAAATTTGTCCCGAGTAGAGACAAACTTGAAAAAGATATTCGTACCATGATCATGGGGATCCCCAATGTCGGTAAATCCACGATCATCAACACCCTGGCAGGCCGTACAATTGCTAAAACAGGTAATGAACCTGCGGTAACCAAAATCCAACAGCGTATTAATTTACGTAATGGTATTGTGCTGTCTGATACCCCTGGTATTTTGTGGCCAAAAGTCGACAATGAAAGAAGCAGTTACCGACTTGCCGTGACTGGTGCCATTAAAGATACCGCGATGGAATATGAAGATGTTGCTATGTTTGCCGCTGAGTATTTTCTCCTAGCCTACCCTGAAGCAATGAAAGAGCGTTATAAGCTAAAGGAATTGCCAGAAACTGACATCGAGTTACTTGAGGCTATTGGCCGTAAGCGTGGTGCACTTCGCCCAGGTGGTCGTATCGACTTGCACAAGGTATCTGAACTACTGTTGCATGAGTTCCGGTCAGGAAAAATTGGCCAGCTATCATTAGAAACACCTGCCATGGCAGAGATTGAAAAAGCAGAAGTCGCCAGAATACTTGCAGAGAAAGAAGCTAAAGAGGAAGTTAAACGTGAACAAGAACGCTTAAAGCGCTCTGGCAAACGATTTAACTAG
- a CDS encoding low molecular weight protein-tyrosine-phosphatase, producing MAIKSVLFVCMGNICRSPSAEAMFRAQVQQAKLDIKIESAGTIAYHQGHSPDKRSIAAGVKRGLCFDGMTARQVRIDDFSAFDLILAADKQNLDDLTDICPSQFQSKLGLILDYCEFSAGAIAYDEVPDPYYGVGDGFELVLDLLENSCSHLVASIRDNNT from the coding sequence ATGGCTATTAAAAGTGTACTGTTTGTATGTATGGGCAACATTTGTCGTTCACCATCGGCAGAGGCTATGTTCAGAGCACAGGTACAGCAGGCTAAGCTTGATATCAAGATTGAATCAGCAGGTACAATAGCTTATCACCAAGGTCACTCTCCTGATAAACGCTCAATTGCTGCAGGAGTTAAGCGTGGCTTATGCTTTGATGGCATGACTGCTAGACAGGTGAGGATTGACGACTTTAGTGCATTCGATCTTATTTTAGCGGCGGACAAGCAAAATCTTGATGATTTAACAGATATCTGCCCATCTCAATTCCAATCTAAACTTGGTCTTATTTTAGATTATTGTGAATTTTCTGCCGGGGCTATAGCTTATGATGAGGTGCCAGATCCTTATTATGGCGTTGGTGATGGTTTTGAATTAGTACTGGATCTGCTTGAGAACAGTTGTAGTCATCTCGTTGCTAGCATTAGAGATAACAACACATAA
- a CDS encoding DUF1353 domain-containing protein, which yields MRVFCELEIHFNSPFHPLISCKAISFLLLFQYVIRTNILYLTGKTLTSSVKGSEVHTWEKALIKYKQRRKYKYNLHSELIYETGLSVKVPIANLFLEINASGRLIIKAGYAWDGPSSPAIDSKNFMQGSLIHDALYQLMRDQVLPPSDRKRVDAILKEVCLQDGMSAFRAWYVYQGVRFGGAKSAESDLLSAP from the coding sequence TTGCGAGTTTTTTGCGAGTTAGAGATCCATTTTAATTCACCGTTTCACCCTTTAATTAGCTGCAAGGCTATTTCTTTCTTACTGCTATTTCAGTATGTTATTCGCACTAATATTTTATATCTTACTGGCAAAACCTTAACTAGCAGTGTTAAAGGCAGCGAAGTGCATACTTGGGAGAAGGCATTGATTAAGTATAAGCAGCGTAGAAAATACAAATATAATCTACATTCAGAATTAATCTATGAGACAGGTCTGTCTGTTAAAGTGCCTATTGCCAATCTTTTTCTTGAGATCAACGCCAGCGGCCGCTTAATTATAAAGGCAGGTTACGCATGGGATGGGCCAAGTAGCCCGGCAATAGACAGCAAAAACTTTATGCAAGGTTCCTTAATTCATGACGCGTTATATCAGCTTATGAGAGATCAGGTGTTACCACCGTCGGATAGAAAACGGGTTGATGCAATCCTTAAAGAGGTGTGCTTGCAAGATGGCATGTCAGCATTTAGAGCATGGTATGTCTACCAAGGTGTGAGATTCGGGGGGGCAAAGTCGGCTGAGTCCGACCTTTTAAGTGCGCCGTAA
- a CDS encoding DNA ligase, giving the protein MTKIYWLSSELNYLVRLCCGGLAFFFVVTAELTAAEMAKPQIQLAKEYEQQRITKLSDYLISEKLDGVRGYWNGSDMLSRSGRVINVPNWFVEGFPNYPIDGELWIDRNHFEQVSAIVRKNNASKAEWQQVSFMVFDLPAESMPFIERYEKALADLSQISPYIHVIEQFSIDDQAELDTRLNVIVEANGEGLMLHRKTAHYQIGRSHDIVKLKPVYDAEAVVLAHQQGKGKYTGMMGALLVESMQGKRFSIGSGFTDEERRNPPKVGSIITFKYYGKTQKGTPRFASFLRVRDPF; this is encoded by the coding sequence ATGACAAAAATCTACTGGCTAAGTTCAGAACTCAATTATTTGGTACGTCTTTGTTGTGGGGGATTGGCGTTTTTCTTTGTTGTGACTGCGGAGCTAACTGCAGCAGAAATGGCTAAACCGCAGATTCAACTAGCAAAAGAATATGAACAGCAGCGCATTACTAAATTATCTGATTACTTAATAAGTGAAAAACTCGATGGGGTAAGGGGCTATTGGAATGGCTCCGATATGTTGTCTCGTTCAGGCAGAGTCATCAATGTACCCAATTGGTTTGTTGAAGGTTTCCCAAACTACCCCATTGACGGCGAGCTATGGATTGATCGTAATCATTTCGAACAAGTCTCGGCTATTGTCCGCAAGAATAACGCCAGCAAAGCAGAGTGGCAGCAAGTCAGCTTTATGGTTTTTGATCTGCCAGCGGAAAGTATGCCTTTTATAGAACGATATGAAAAAGCACTGGCTGATTTATCACAGATTAGTCCCTACATTCACGTTATTGAGCAGTTCTCAATTGATGACCAAGCTGAATTAGATACAAGGCTTAATGTTATCGTTGAGGCAAATGGTGAAGGTTTGATGCTGCATCGAAAAACGGCGCATTACCAAATTGGGCGCAGTCATGACATTGTTAAATTAAAACCTGTTTACGACGCAGAAGCTGTTGTTTTAGCGCATCAGCAAGGGAAGGGTAAATACACTGGCATGATGGGGGCATTATTGGTTGAAAGTATGCAGGGAAAACGATTTAGTATTGGCAGCGGCTTTACTGATGAAGAGCGCCGCAATCCACCAAAGGTGGGTAGCATTATAACGTTTAAATACTACGGTAAAACACAAAAAGGCACCCCTAGATTTGCGAGTTTTTTGCGAGTTAGAGATCCATTTTAA
- a CDS encoding diacylglycerol kinase — MKPANNHGIKRVIRATGFSMQGLKLAWKHEAAFRQELMLAIIMLPIALLVDVTTVERILLIFGLFLVLIVELLNSAIEAVVDRISDEIHPLSGQAKDIASAAVFMSLAFCGLSWALILLPKFI; from the coding sequence ATGAAACCTGCAAATAATCATGGTATTAAACGCGTAATTAGAGCGACTGGATTTTCGATGCAAGGCCTTAAACTTGCGTGGAAACATGAAGCTGCATTCAGACAAGAATTGATGCTCGCTATCATTATGTTACCTATAGCGCTATTAGTTGACGTCACCACTGTAGAGCGCATTTTACTGATCTTTGGTTTGTTTTTGGTGCTAATCGTTGAGCTATTAAATTCAGCGATTGAAGCTGTCGTGGACAGAATTAGTGACGAGATCCATCCACTAAGTGGTCAAGCTAAAGATATTGCATCAGCAGCGGTATTTATGAGCTTAGCTTTTTGTGGCTTAAGCTGGGCGCTGATCTTATTGCCTAAATTTATATAA